The following coding sequences lie in one Apium graveolens cultivar Ventura chromosome 1, ASM990537v1, whole genome shotgun sequence genomic window:
- the LOC141712873 gene encoding uncharacterized protein LOC141712873, giving the protein MDGENQNNNENQGNNDEGGNVFDQLAETLAVLVNQQPKPNIVSQFKRLNPPTFDGATDPAIVEMWIQEMEKAFGLLGSNEEQKVTLAVYQLQGSAYDWWLMEKRKNETTNLEENHEPYTWAKFKKALEDKYFPRTVRLQKERDFIRLQQGGRTVIEYEAEFAKLAKYASTLVADESSRARRLEEGLRSDIRNSVASFELQTYEAVLNKAGTTQEATRVR; this is encoded by the exons ATGGATGGAGAAAATCAGAACAACAATGAAAATCAGGGCAATAATGATGAAGGAGGAAACGTCTTTGACCAGCTGGCTGAAACTCTAGCTGTACTTGTGAATCAGCAACCGAAGCCCAACATCGTCTCTCAATTCAAGCGTTTGAACCCGCCAACTTTTGATGGAGCTACAGACCCGGCTATCGTTGAGATGTGGATCcaagagatggaaaaagctttcGGACTTCTGGGGAGCAATGAGGAACAGAAGGTGACCTTAGCTGTGTACCAATTGCAAGGAAGCGCTTACGACTGGTGGCTTATGGAAAAGAGAAAGAATGAGACGACAAATCTTGAAGAAAATCATGAACCGTACACTTGGGCAAAGTTCAAGAAGGCTTTAGAGGACAAGTACTTTCCGAGAACAGTTCGTCTGCAGAAAGAGAGGGACTTCATTCGACTTCAACAAGGTGGAAGAACCGTCATTGAATACGAAGCAGAATTTGCAAAGCTTGCGAAGTACGCGTCGACCCTAGTAGCAGATGAGAGCAGTCGAGCACGAAGATTAGAGGAGGGACTTCGAAGTGACATCAGGAATTCAGTGGCGTCGTTTGAACTTCAGACGTACGAGGCTGTCCTCAACAAGGC GGGGACCACTCAAGAAGCCACACGTGTACGATAA
- the LOC141672719 gene encoding ultraviolet-B receptor UVR8 isoform X1 translates to METRMEGEEEGKQEVWSWGAGTDGQLATGSLQDELLPQLLSSSLFQHPISFLSCGGAHVIALLHGGKVLTWGRGASGQLGHGDLLSCSLPKPVEFFQDFVVICVSAGWNHSGFVSDKGCLFTCGDGSFGQLGHGDLKSQCTPLIVSYFVSRRVNMIACGMRHSLALLEGPSGDQVYGFGSAKRGQLGIPYDKARYMNTPQCTRGLEDNNVMCISANGDHTAALSTDGHMYIWGRGFTGTSDIYYPQCAVSSTSLSQMGLGWHHALVLTVKGEVFMFGGTRHGVLSDPQKTSMLKKATQDAEESNKIVMERVPGLDGVKILQVAAGAEHSALVKEDGEVMTWGWGEHGQLGLGGTCDQAMPQFVRLSQRNSKQYTTTKAYCGSGFTFVIRRHGPTSPC, encoded by the exons ATGGAAACAAGAATGGAAGGAGAAGAAGAGGGAAAGCAAGAAGTGTGGAGTTGGGGCGCAGGTACAGATGGTCAGTTGGCTACTGGAAGTCTTCAAGATGAACTTCTTCCTCAGTTGTTGTCTTCTTCTCTTTTTCAACATCCCATCTCTTTTCTCTCCTGTGGTGGTGCCCATGTCATTGCCCTTTTACATG GTGGAAAGGTGTTAACTTGGGGCAGAGGGGCTTCTGGTCAATTGGGTCATGGGGATTTGCTAAGCTGCTCACTCCCAAAGCCTGTAGAATTTTTTCAAGATTTTGTTGTGATTTGCGTTTCTGCTGGATGGAACCATTCTGGTTTTGTTTCAG ATAAAGGCTGTCTTTTTACTTGTGGAGATGGGTCATTTGGTCAGCTTGGTCATGGGGATTTGAAATCACAGTGTACTCCGTTAATTGTCTCATACTTTGTTTCTAGGCGTGTTAATATGATCGCTTGTGGTATGCGCCATTCACTGGCCTTGTTAGAAG GTCCCTCAGGAGATCAAGTATATGGATTTGGGTCTGCAAAGCGTGGTCAACTGGGTATACCTTATGATAAAGCTAGATATATGAACACTCCTCAGTGTACTCGTGGATTGGAAGATAACAACGTTATGTGCATCAGTGCAAATGGAGATCATACTGCAGCATTATCTA CTGATGGTCATATGTACATATGGGGAAGAGGGTTTACCGGCACATCAGATATCTATTATCCCCAATGTGCAGTGTCATCTACATCACTCTCCCAGATGGGTCTTGGATGGCATCATGCTCTAGTTTTAACGG TCAAAGGAGAAGTATTTATGTTTGGTGGTACCCGCCATGGAGTGCTTAGTGATCCTCAGAAAACAAGCATGCTGAAGAAAGCAACTCAAGATGCAG AAGAATCAAATAAAATTGTCATGGAGCGAGTCCCAGGTCTTGATGGGGTGAAAATTCTACAAGTTGCAGCAGGAGCTGAGCACTCGGCCTTAGTAAAAG AGGATGGCGAAGTTATGACATGGGGTTGGGGTGAACATGGTCAGCTTGGGCTGGGAGGCACTTGTGATCAAGCTATGCCTCAATTTGTGCGTCTCAGTCAGAGAAATTCTAAGCAATACACTACCACAAAAGCTTATTGTGGCAGTGGGTTTACATTTGTTATAAGGAGACATGGTCCAACTTCACCGTGTTAG
- the LOC141672719 gene encoding ultraviolet-B receptor UVR8 isoform X2: METRMEGEEEGKQEVWSWGAGTDGQLATGSLQDELLPQLLSSSLFQHPISFLSCGGAHVIALLHGGKVLTWGRGASGQLGHGDLLSCSLPKPVEFFQDFVVICVSAGWNHSGFVSDKGCLFTCGDGSFGQLGHGDLKSQCTPLIVSYFVSRRVNMIACGMRHSLALLEGPSGDQVYGFGSAKRGQLGIPYDKARYMNTPQCTRGLEDNNVMCISANGDHTAALSIKGEVFMFGGTRHGVLSDPQKTSMLKKATQDAEESNKIVMERVPGLDGVKILQVAAGAEHSALVKEDGEVMTWGWGEHGQLGLGGTCDQAMPQFVRLSQRNSKQYTTTKAYCGSGFTFVIRRHGPTSPC, from the exons ATGGAAACAAGAATGGAAGGAGAAGAAGAGGGAAAGCAAGAAGTGTGGAGTTGGGGCGCAGGTACAGATGGTCAGTTGGCTACTGGAAGTCTTCAAGATGAACTTCTTCCTCAGTTGTTGTCTTCTTCTCTTTTTCAACATCCCATCTCTTTTCTCTCCTGTGGTGGTGCCCATGTCATTGCCCTTTTACATG GTGGAAAGGTGTTAACTTGGGGCAGAGGGGCTTCTGGTCAATTGGGTCATGGGGATTTGCTAAGCTGCTCACTCCCAAAGCCTGTAGAATTTTTTCAAGATTTTGTTGTGATTTGCGTTTCTGCTGGATGGAACCATTCTGGTTTTGTTTCAG ATAAAGGCTGTCTTTTTACTTGTGGAGATGGGTCATTTGGTCAGCTTGGTCATGGGGATTTGAAATCACAGTGTACTCCGTTAATTGTCTCATACTTTGTTTCTAGGCGTGTTAATATGATCGCTTGTGGTATGCGCCATTCACTGGCCTTGTTAGAAG GTCCCTCAGGAGATCAAGTATATGGATTTGGGTCTGCAAAGCGTGGTCAACTGGGTATACCTTATGATAAAGCTAGATATATGAACACTCCTCAGTGTACTCGTGGATTGGAAGATAACAACGTTATGTGCATCAGTGCAAATGGAGATCATACTGCAGCATTATCTA TCAAAGGAGAAGTATTTATGTTTGGTGGTACCCGCCATGGAGTGCTTAGTGATCCTCAGAAAACAAGCATGCTGAAGAAAGCAACTCAAGATGCAG AAGAATCAAATAAAATTGTCATGGAGCGAGTCCCAGGTCTTGATGGGGTGAAAATTCTACAAGTTGCAGCAGGAGCTGAGCACTCGGCCTTAGTAAAAG AGGATGGCGAAGTTATGACATGGGGTTGGGGTGAACATGGTCAGCTTGGGCTGGGAGGCACTTGTGATCAAGCTATGCCTCAATTTGTGCGTCTCAGTCAGAGAAATTCTAAGCAATACACTACCACAAAAGCTTATTGTGGCAGTGGGTTTACATTTGTTATAAGGAGACATGGTCCAACTTCACCGTGTTAG
- the LOC141672719 gene encoding ultraviolet-B receptor UVR8 isoform X3, translating into METRMEGEEEGKQEVWSWGAGTDGQLATGSLQDELLPQLLSSSLFQHPISFLSCGGAHVIALLHDKGCLFTCGDGSFGQLGHGDLKSQCTPLIVSYFVSRRVNMIACGMRHSLALLEGPSGDQVYGFGSAKRGQLGIPYDKARYMNTPQCTRGLEDNNVMCISANGDHTAALSTDGHMYIWGRGFTGTSDIYYPQCAVSSTSLSQMGLGWHHALVLTVKGEVFMFGGTRHGVLSDPQKTSMLKKATQDAEESNKIVMERVPGLDGVKILQVAAGAEHSALVKEDGEVMTWGWGEHGQLGLGGTCDQAMPQFVRLSQRNSKQYTTTKAYCGSGFTFVIRRHGPTSPC; encoded by the exons ATGGAAACAAGAATGGAAGGAGAAGAAGAGGGAAAGCAAGAAGTGTGGAGTTGGGGCGCAGGTACAGATGGTCAGTTGGCTACTGGAAGTCTTCAAGATGAACTTCTTCCTCAGTTGTTGTCTTCTTCTCTTTTTCAACATCCCATCTCTTTTCTCTCCTGTGGTGGTGCCCATGTCATTGCCCTTTTACATG ATAAAGGCTGTCTTTTTACTTGTGGAGATGGGTCATTTGGTCAGCTTGGTCATGGGGATTTGAAATCACAGTGTACTCCGTTAATTGTCTCATACTTTGTTTCTAGGCGTGTTAATATGATCGCTTGTGGTATGCGCCATTCACTGGCCTTGTTAGAAG GTCCCTCAGGAGATCAAGTATATGGATTTGGGTCTGCAAAGCGTGGTCAACTGGGTATACCTTATGATAAAGCTAGATATATGAACACTCCTCAGTGTACTCGTGGATTGGAAGATAACAACGTTATGTGCATCAGTGCAAATGGAGATCATACTGCAGCATTATCTA CTGATGGTCATATGTACATATGGGGAAGAGGGTTTACCGGCACATCAGATATCTATTATCCCCAATGTGCAGTGTCATCTACATCACTCTCCCAGATGGGTCTTGGATGGCATCATGCTCTAGTTTTAACGG TCAAAGGAGAAGTATTTATGTTTGGTGGTACCCGCCATGGAGTGCTTAGTGATCCTCAGAAAACAAGCATGCTGAAGAAAGCAACTCAAGATGCAG AAGAATCAAATAAAATTGTCATGGAGCGAGTCCCAGGTCTTGATGGGGTGAAAATTCTACAAGTTGCAGCAGGAGCTGAGCACTCGGCCTTAGTAAAAG AGGATGGCGAAGTTATGACATGGGGTTGGGGTGAACATGGTCAGCTTGGGCTGGGAGGCACTTGTGATCAAGCTATGCCTCAATTTGTGCGTCTCAGTCAGAGAAATTCTAAGCAATACACTACCACAAAAGCTTATTGTGGCAGTGGGTTTACATTTGTTATAAGGAGACATGGTCCAACTTCACCGTGTTAG